GGCACACTGACGTCTTTGGCTTTCAAAAACTCCAGCTGCTCTCGGACATTCTTACCTTTCTCTAAACCAGCATGTACAGCAATCAATTTACAATGTTTAACTCCTTCCTGTGTCTCAATACAGACATCATCCTGGAAAAATTGCACACTGAAAACACTAAGTTTCCACTTTCACCTGCAGTTGAGACGATAACAATATAGCCAACCTGCTTACCATTGTTACAGGAGATAACTTTGTTTTGCAATTCAAtgttaaaaagtatttttagcACATTCTGATTACACAGTATTCTAAAAGCCAAGAAAAGCAAATAGATGAGAAATAGAGTTGAAGAAAGAATACCTCTTCATGAACCCAAACCACATCTGCTAGAAATTTCTTGTGGTCTTCAGGAACAACCTTCATCAACTCTtgcatatcaaaaataaatcatgGTTTTTGTTAGGGCAAGGTCAATATTTCTAATCTAAAACAACACACCTAATATCTGCTagctaaaatttgaatattaaaccACTAAAAATTATGCCACTCGAACACAACATATACACTACTGAAAACCATGAATCTAATAATCATTCCTTCCTTCAAATGCATACAACCTAGAATCTAACATAAAAGGAATCAAGAGTCCATTTCCAACCCAATACTTGGATCATTCCTTCCAAAATCTCAACTAAAATTGCATGACTAAGAATCAAACGCAACAACCACTTCAAAAATGACTACCTAAGAGTATTTACCAATGAATTAAATCCAtacaagaaaaaggaaaaacaaaagcaaacacCCAAAACTGAAAAAGCGTGCATTACCAGAAGATCCATGAGAAACTCCATAAGATCCAAAGGTAGGAGCAGCATCGAAAATGGAACCTTTACAGTCAATCCCTTGGGCAACATCAAACCAACCACCCCATATCCTGCCTTGCAAATGCATCTTTTCATACCCTTCACCCTTATACCACCCTTCTATTTCCTCATTATCAGCATACTCCTTCCACGTCTCCTTCGCTTCAAACTCCCCCTCCAACACCCCGATAAACCGGGCGAAAGCGAATTCATGGTTTCCCGACAAAAAAACATGCTTCTGATTTGGATATCGCTTCGGCAAGGAGATTAAAAAATCTATCACTTTGCGTGTGTCGGGTCCACGGTCACAGTAATCACCTAGGAAGATGATGGTGGCGGTGTTGAAAGAGTCAGGGTCGATTTGTGATTGGAGGTTGGACCAAAGATTGAGGAGTTTGGTGAGGTAACCATGGATGTCTCCTAAGCAGATTACAGTTCTGAGTTTGTCGCTAGGATCTGCCATTCCCTTTTTGTTAGAAGCCAAAGTagtaagaaaaaagaagaacagTGAATCGTTGATCCTTTGGTTTTCGGGGTTTGGTAATGGTCGGAAACTCGGGAAGTTCTCAGTTGTGTAGTTTCCGTACGAGGTTCCACGGTTCAATCTATATAAAACTTTTACAGACCATACGTCGGGTGAAGTAGAAAAAAATGTAGTTTTTAGAGGTTAATTAGAGATTTATGGTTTGGTTTTTAAATTTCGAGATTGATTTCTTTTAttcgtaattttttttattttatgttgttttaattttttaatgtttttaattaataaatatattattttcaggtttttttattaatttttaattaataactcttttatttatataaataaaataataaatatgtaattgtataataaaaatatatagtttatatatattattatgctaaaaatatttttaattaataacttctttatttattaatttatataaatatttttgcatAGAGTTCACCTATGGTCTTTGACTCTTACATCCTCAAGGTTTCGAATCTATGATTAGCATTTGCATTTTCGACCGCTTGACAATGTTAGTTCTTTCATTTGTTGTCGGTAGAATATCCCAAGTTGTTTTAGCAATAGTGCACTTTGAAATTCTCTTGAACTCTTGCAAATCTATTCTATAAAAAATGGCATACAATGTTTTGGAGTTCGAATTAACAAGTCGATTTTCATTAGTGGTCCATTATAGCTCGAATTTAGCCACTCTTCCAGCTTTAGTTTCAACCATAAGTGGTTCCCATCCTGTAAGAACTATGCGTCAAGCTTTCTCAATAACCTATTTGATGTAAAGCTTTTATGTGTGCCTTCCAGTAGGCATAATTGCCACACTCCAACATTGGAGGGCGAGTGGTTGATGATTGATCTAACTTCAAATGTAATAGTCATTTTGGATGATTTCCGCACTTAAAAAGCTTGTTTTCTAACTAATTTAGTATTTAGAATTAcatttttagtatttagtaGTTAGGATTAAAaggtaataaaaataagtttttctaACACATTTTTGTGAGTGTTGTGACCTATTAGACCGACACAAACCTTAGGTAGTGCTAATATGTTgaattgagtgtgtaggatgaTGATTTATAGACCCAATTGACGTAGGAGCAAGGGACGAGTGGAACACAAGCTTCTTGAGCCGTCAAAGCATGAAACGAACAAAGAAAGCCACGAAACAGGTGTCATGTCGCGCCTTAGGTGGTATATGGCACGACATAGGGCCAACGTGTTGCCCAAgtcttttggggttatttttgtccacacaatCAACTTTATACGAAGACTTAGGATGTGTCGAAGACCTAATTTGGGCTGCTAACACTCCTATAAATAAAATCTTAGGGgttttgtaacagcccggtttagaccctagtcaaacagtggtttcgggaccacaaatctgagtcagaaaaatattttaatattatttttggtgtctacagcatgttaatttatatgtgtgaaaattttgtgtgaaaattttatcgtttgtgtgctcgattttataaaaggatttaatcgcgtaaaatgtaaaagtggCTAGCTATTTGTTAAGGTGCTACATTGTCATAGCTTTTATAATGTGGGGTTCTTATGACGTAATTTAACCATTAGAAATATGCATGGAAAAATTTGGACAACCATTAtatagtttataattaaatacttaaggttaaaatagtaaaaagtaaattaatatgtaataaaataaaataaaacatgataatGGATGATTCATTCATCCTTGTTgccaaaactttaaaagaaaaagaaagaaaagaagcaagctaggttcggccattgCTATctttgattaaggtatgttagttgatcggtttttgataatttttacatttttgagatcgttgtttcGTGTTATAGCaagcccatgctttaattttcagaattgatgatgaatttgagatttgCCATTGTTGATAGCTTGATGATTTttgtgtttgatgatgaaaaataaatatatgttgttagattgttatgtttaattaagtgatttttagtaaaaatgtgtattaaggattaaattgtgaattttgtaaattgaggggtcaaaatgtgaaataaatggtaGAATTGGGTTTCTAGGGACCTAAGGTAGATTCGGCCTAACTAGagtatgttgaaattttgaatattttgagttgttttgaaatagggattaaatcgagaaaatgtgaaatgttaggggttaaaatgcaatttgccatttatgtgtttttgaataaatttgaataaatatatgattaagAAAGTCAAATTTGTATtgaattagatcaagaaaagaagaaatcggaTTTGGAACGGGGGAAATCAAAAGTTGTCGAATAGCCGTCCCGTTTCGTTCATCTTCGTTCGAGGTGAGTTCGTAAGTgaataaataatgttaaattgaatgtatttatCATACATAGCTGAATTGAactatatgtatgtatacaacAATGCCGAATTGAATTTAGTATAGGATAATTAATTACGAgcttaattcgattaatttacGACATCCGAGAGTCGTACGAACCACAGGAAATCTAATATAtgatatcgtgtaagaccacatctgggacgttggcatcgatttgagatttacgtgtaagaccatgtctgggacatcgACATCGTATaagatttcgtgtaagaccttgtctgggacagtggcatcgatattggattacatgtaagacctcGTCTGTGACGTatgcattgtacgagctttttgAGCCATCTAAGTATCCTTATTGATTCCAAATGGTTTAGCGGGCAATGTTGAGATAAGATCGAATATGAAATTGGGATAAATAGTTCAGGTACGTGTGAAATTATGTGTTCATGGAAATAAGGTAACTATAGAATTTTAGATGATGATATAATTATGCATGATAAaatgggttttgtttatgtgtATATGAGATAGTCTATATTCAGCAAAGTTGAATTTATAATGCAACTGTTCAATTGCTGATTTGTTTGCTTATGCCTTACTAAGCTATCCAAGCTTACTGTATGTTTTGTACattcattgttttatagattttggaagctagttacgagCTTGGGGAACATCAAGGAtcatcgtcacactatcgactatCTTTCGATATTATTAAAGTTT
The sequence above is a segment of the Gossypium raimondii isolate GPD5lz chromosome 4, ASM2569854v1, whole genome shotgun sequence genome. Coding sequences within it:
- the LOC105766704 gene encoding tyrosine-protein phosphatase RLPH2, encoding MADPSDKLRTVICLGDIHGYLTKLLNLWSNLQSQIDPDSFNTATIIFLGDYCDRGPDTRKVIDFLISLPKRYPNQKHVFLSGNHEFAFARFIGVLEGEFEAKETWKEYADNEEIEGWYKGEGYEKMHLQGRIWGGWFDVAQGIDCKGSIFDAAPTFGSYGVSHGSSELMKVVPEDHKKFLADVVWVHEEDDVCIETQEGVKHCKLIAVHAGLEKGKNVREQLEFLKAKDVSVPQVTGLSGRKNVWDIPEELTETIVVSGHHGKLHIEGLRLIIDEGGGLEGNPLAAIVLPSMKIVRDTDNLS